A single window of Jiangella alkaliphila DNA harbors:
- a CDS encoding FAD-binding oxidoreductase — MSEFTLDQLREQVRGPVIAAGDDGYEQARRVYNAMIDRRPRVVVRAANAGDAASAVRYARENDLEVAVRGGSHSVPGFGTVDDGVVIDLGAMRGLRVDPGARTARAEGGATWGDFNAATYPYGLATTGGIISTTGVGGLTLGGGIGYLARGCGLSCDNLVSADVVLADGRIVVASERENADLFWALRGGGGNFGVVTSLEFRLHPVKDIYGGPMFFALDDAADVLRFYREFIQDAPEQFGGFPAYQIAPPLPFIPAERHGEPFLAFVSCWAGPLEDGEQALKPLRDVAPVVAEHVGPMPYPALNSAFDGLVPPGLQHYWKANFVRSLTDEAIDAHLVHGPQVPVVNSTMHIYPINGAVHRVAPDATAFAYRDATFATVIAGMWPDPVQNDANTRWVRDYYAATAPHSEAGGYVNFMAGDDQDRVAANYKGNYERLRTVKRAYDPDNVFHLNQNIAP, encoded by the coding sequence ATGTCCGAATTCACGCTCGACCAGTTGCGCGAGCAGGTCCGCGGTCCGGTGATCGCCGCCGGCGACGACGGCTACGAGCAGGCCCGGCGCGTGTACAACGCGATGATCGACCGGCGTCCGCGCGTCGTCGTGCGGGCCGCCAACGCGGGCGACGCGGCGAGCGCCGTCCGGTACGCCCGTGAGAACGACCTGGAGGTCGCCGTCCGCGGCGGCTCGCACAGCGTGCCCGGCTTCGGCACCGTCGATGACGGCGTCGTCATCGACCTCGGCGCGATGCGCGGGCTCAGGGTCGACCCGGGCGCCCGGACGGCGCGCGCGGAGGGCGGCGCGACCTGGGGCGACTTCAACGCCGCGACCTACCCGTACGGGCTGGCCACGACCGGCGGCATCATCTCGACGACGGGGGTCGGCGGGCTGACGCTGGGCGGCGGGATCGGTTACCTGGCCCGCGGCTGCGGGCTGTCCTGCGACAACCTGGTCTCGGCCGACGTCGTGCTGGCGGACGGCCGGATCGTGGTCGCGAGCGAGCGCGAGAACGCCGACCTGTTCTGGGCGCTGCGCGGCGGCGGCGGCAACTTCGGCGTCGTGACGTCGCTGGAGTTCCGGCTGCACCCGGTCAAGGACATCTACGGCGGGCCGATGTTCTTCGCGCTCGACGACGCCGCCGACGTGCTGCGGTTCTACCGCGAGTTCATCCAGGACGCGCCGGAGCAGTTCGGCGGCTTCCCGGCGTACCAGATCGCGCCGCCGCTGCCGTTCATCCCGGCCGAGCGGCACGGCGAGCCGTTCCTGGCGTTCGTGTCCTGCTGGGCCGGCCCGCTGGAGGACGGCGAGCAGGCGCTGAAGCCGCTGCGCGACGTCGCTCCGGTCGTCGCCGAGCACGTCGGGCCGATGCCGTACCCGGCGCTGAACAGCGCGTTCGACGGTCTGGTGCCGCCCGGGCTGCAGCACTACTGGAAGGCGAACTTCGTCCGGTCGCTGACGGATGAGGCGATCGACGCGCACCTCGTGCACGGGCCGCAGGTGCCGGTCGTCAACTCGACGATGCACATCTACCCGATCAACGGCGCCGTCCACCGCGTCGCACCCGACGCGACCGCGTTCGCCTACCGCGACGCCACGTTCGCGACGGTGATCGCGGGTATGTGGCCCGACCCCGTGCAGAACGACGCCAACACCCGGTGGGTGCGCGACTACTACGCCGCGACCGCGCCGCACTCGGAGGCCGGCGGCTACGTCAACTTCATGGCCGGCGACGACCAGGACCGCGTCGCCGCCAACTACAAGGGCAACTATGAGCGGCTGCGGACGGTGAAGCGCGCCTACGACCCGGACAACGTGTTCCACCTGAACCAGAACATCGCGCCGTGA
- a CDS encoding ABC transporter permease: MTSLATRPSGAGPAARPGLAARLAALDPWQKALIVLGEVLVVLAAWQLLVGSWRVVNPIFLPPPLSILEGLDELLASGQLGEHVVTSIRSWLTGFGLATLIGVPLGLLMGTSLAVDRVVGPLAWTIYATPMLAYQPLALAWFGFGTGPVVFLVVMGALFPILLNVSAGMRTTSPSLVNAARVYGGGRLQLYRKVFLPSTVSFLIAGMRQGAVMATIALVVAELAGTSTGMGALIVRTANSYQTDQSFAAIAMVVIWSVGMTQLIGGAGRWLAPWTKGAR, translated from the coding sequence ATGACGAGCCTCGCGACGCGTCCGTCCGGGGCGGGGCCGGCGGCGAGGCCCGGCCTCGCCGCCCGGCTGGCCGCCCTCGACCCGTGGCAGAAGGCGCTGATCGTCCTCGGCGAGGTGCTGGTCGTCCTGGCTGCCTGGCAGCTCCTGGTCGGGTCGTGGCGGGTGGTCAACCCGATCTTCCTGCCGCCGCCGCTGAGCATCCTGGAGGGGCTGGACGAGCTGCTGGCGTCGGGCCAGCTCGGCGAGCACGTCGTCACCTCGATCCGGTCGTGGCTGACCGGGTTCGGGCTGGCGACGCTGATCGGGGTGCCGCTGGGGCTGCTGATGGGCACGTCGCTGGCCGTCGACCGCGTCGTCGGGCCGCTGGCCTGGACGATCTACGCGACGCCGATGCTGGCATACCAGCCGCTGGCGCTGGCGTGGTTCGGGTTCGGCACCGGGCCGGTGGTGTTCCTGGTGGTCATGGGCGCGCTGTTCCCGATCCTGCTCAACGTCTCCGCCGGCATGCGCACCACCAGCCCGTCGCTGGTCAACGCGGCGCGGGTGTACGGAGGCGGCCGGCTGCAGCTCTATCGCAAGGTGTTCCTGCCGTCGACGGTGTCGTTCCTCATCGCCGGGATGCGGCAGGGCGCCGTGATGGCGACGATCGCGCTGGTCGTCGCGGAGCTGGCCGGCACGTCGACGGGCATGGGCGCGCTGATCGTCCGCACGGCGAACAGCTACCAGACCGACCAGTCGTTCGCCGCCATCGCGATGGTCGTGATCTGGAGCGTCGGCATGACCCAGCTCATCGGCGGCGCCGGGCGCTGGCTCGCGCCCTGGACGAAGGGGGCACGATGA
- a CDS encoding amidohydrolase family protein, whose protein sequence is MTVPDDLVAIDVHTHPQTEEFLAAMGPRRAQMAQHFGQQRPVVSFAEQADQYRSRRMMAVIVNSDSETTSGIRGAPNDLLGKAQADHPDVFLAFAGIDPWKGAAAVAEIRRCHGEYGIAGVGELNPSRQRFLPNDRRFFPLWETCAELGLVVMFHGGFPGAGAGTPGGGGHRLENARPIPYVDDVAAEFPELRIISAHPAWPWHLDNIAMVWHKSNVYLDLSGWGPKYLPPEVVRYADSVISDRVLFGTDWPVLTADRWLAEFDQLGWKETSRRKILRDNAVRLFGLAGSGSGED, encoded by the coding sequence GTGACGGTCCCCGACGACCTGGTGGCGATCGACGTCCACACGCACCCGCAGACCGAGGAGTTCCTCGCCGCGATGGGGCCGCGCCGGGCGCAGATGGCCCAGCACTTCGGGCAGCAGCGGCCGGTCGTCTCGTTCGCCGAGCAGGCCGACCAGTACCGGTCCCGCCGGATGATGGCGGTGATCGTCAACTCCGACTCCGAGACCACGTCGGGCATCCGCGGCGCGCCGAACGACCTGCTCGGCAAGGCGCAGGCCGACCATCCCGACGTCTTCCTCGCCTTCGCCGGGATCGACCCTTGGAAGGGCGCGGCGGCGGTCGCGGAGATCCGCCGCTGCCACGGCGAGTACGGCATCGCCGGCGTGGGCGAGCTGAACCCGTCGCGGCAGCGGTTTCTCCCGAACGACCGGCGGTTCTTCCCGCTCTGGGAGACCTGCGCCGAGCTGGGGCTGGTGGTGATGTTCCACGGCGGCTTCCCCGGCGCGGGCGCGGGGACGCCGGGCGGGGGCGGCCACCGGCTGGAGAACGCCCGGCCGATCCCGTACGTCGACGACGTCGCGGCCGAGTTCCCCGAGCTGCGGATCATCTCTGCCCACCCCGCCTGGCCGTGGCACCTGGACAACATCGCCATGGTCTGGCACAAGTCCAACGTCTACCTGGACCTGTCCGGCTGGGGGCCGAAGTACCTGCCGCCGGAGGTCGTGCGCTACGCCGACTCGGTGATCTCCGACCGGGTGCTGTTCGGCACCGACTGGCCGGTCCTGACCGCGGACCGCTGGCTGGCCGAGTTCGACCAGCTCGGCTGGAAGGAGACGTCGCGGCGGAAGATCCTGCGCGACAACGCGGTGCGGCTGTTCGGGCTCGCCGGGTCGGGGTCGGGGGAGGACTGA
- a CDS encoding CaiB/BaiF CoA transferase family protein encodes MSGPLAGLRVIELAQYISGPFAGKLLADLGADVLKVEAPSGDPMRRWEGGDAASSPQFAAYNRNKSGVVLDLKTEPGKAELTRLVATADVLIENFRPGVIGRLGFGYPELERVNPRLIVCSITGFGPDGPYAGRPAYDTVISALSGMYSQVVPAGTMRPLGPAFSDLLSGMSAAQAVLAALHARQRTGRGEHVEVSMLGSVVDFLTEPVSTYLRTGEIARPDSRPRRAQAFACVGSDGGAFVVHLSVPEKFWTALLDVLERPDLAHDPRFASRENRVRHYDLLDAVLKEITAARPREQWLGRLAAADIPHAALNDVDELLADPQVAHLALTAPVAEPDGREVLQPRLSTVFHRSGAPEYRPAPPLAAGETVAS; translated from the coding sequence ATGAGCGGCCCGCTGGCCGGCCTGCGCGTGATCGAGCTGGCCCAGTACATCTCCGGGCCGTTCGCCGGGAAGCTGCTGGCCGACCTGGGCGCCGACGTACTCAAGGTGGAGGCGCCCAGCGGCGACCCGATGCGCCGGTGGGAGGGCGGCGACGCCGCGAGCAGCCCGCAGTTCGCCGCGTACAACCGCAACAAGTCCGGCGTCGTGCTGGACCTGAAGACCGAGCCGGGCAAGGCCGAGCTGACCCGGCTGGTGGCGACCGCCGACGTGCTGATCGAGAACTTCCGGCCCGGCGTCATCGGCCGGCTCGGCTTCGGCTACCCCGAGCTGGAGCGGGTCAACCCGCGGCTGATCGTCTGCTCGATCACCGGGTTCGGCCCGGACGGCCCGTACGCCGGCCGGCCCGCGTACGACACCGTGATCTCCGCGCTCAGCGGCATGTACAGCCAGGTCGTGCCGGCCGGGACGATGCGCCCGCTGGGCCCGGCCTTCTCCGACCTACTCTCGGGGATGTCCGCCGCCCAGGCGGTCCTCGCCGCGCTGCACGCCCGGCAGCGCACCGGGCGGGGCGAGCACGTCGAGGTGTCCATGCTCGGTTCGGTCGTCGACTTCCTGACCGAGCCGGTGTCGACGTACCTGCGCACCGGCGAGATCGCCCGGCCGGACAGCCGGCCGCGGCGTGCCCAGGCGTTCGCCTGCGTCGGCTCCGACGGCGGCGCGTTCGTCGTCCACCTGTCCGTGCCGGAGAAGTTCTGGACGGCGCTGCTGGACGTGCTCGAGCGGCCCGACCTCGCGCACGACCCGCGCTTCGCCAGCCGGGAGAACCGGGTGCGGCACTACGACCTGCTCGACGCCGTGCTCAAGGAGATCACCGCCGCCCGGCCGCGGGAGCAGTGGCTGGGCCGGCTGGCCGCCGCCGACATCCCGCACGCGGCGCTCAACGACGTCGACGAGCTGCTGGCCGACCCGCAGGTCGCGCACCTCGCGCTGACCGCGCCGGTGGCCGAGCCGGACGGCCGCGAGGTGCTGCAGCCGCGGCTGTCGACGGTGTTCCACCGCAGCGGCGCGCCCGAGTACCGGCCGGCCCCGCCGCTGGCGGCCGGCGAGACGGTGGCGTCGTGA
- a CDS encoding ABC transporter permease, translated as MSRRRTDAKYSLLLAGVVVTLLVFWQLAVTWLGLVEEAFLPPPTAVGAAFVDLLGDPEFWDAFVFSLQNLFAGLALAIVVGLAVGLVVGWFPVLHFTVAPFLWLLYSTPKVALAPLFILALGLGSASKIALAFLLAVFPILLNTMEGVETVNGSLIRAGRVFGFRGPALGLRIVLPATLPFALAGIQRGSALAFTGVVLGEFLGGAGGLGHRLEQVAFDFRMDEALAIVLVMVIVANGLLLAIAAARRRWAPWYDAGVRSIG; from the coding sequence ATGAGCCGTCGCCGCACTGATGCGAAGTACAGCCTGCTGCTCGCTGGCGTCGTCGTGACCCTGCTGGTGTTCTGGCAGCTCGCGGTCACGTGGCTCGGGCTGGTCGAGGAGGCGTTCCTGCCGCCGCCGACGGCTGTCGGCGCGGCCTTCGTCGACCTGCTCGGCGACCCGGAGTTCTGGGACGCGTTCGTGTTCAGCCTGCAGAACCTGTTCGCCGGGCTGGCGCTGGCGATCGTCGTCGGCCTCGCCGTCGGGCTGGTGGTCGGCTGGTTCCCCGTGCTGCACTTCACCGTCGCGCCGTTCCTGTGGCTGCTGTACTCGACGCCGAAGGTGGCGCTGGCGCCGTTGTTCATCCTGGCCCTGGGCCTGGGCAGCGCGTCGAAGATCGCACTGGCGTTCCTGCTGGCGGTCTTCCCGATCCTGCTCAACACCATGGAGGGGGTCGAGACGGTGAACGGCTCGCTGATCCGCGCCGGGCGGGTGTTCGGCTTCCGCGGCCCGGCGCTCGGGCTGCGGATCGTGCTGCCGGCGACGCTGCCGTTCGCCCTGGCCGGCATCCAGCGCGGGTCGGCGCTCGCGTTCACCGGTGTCGTGCTGGGCGAGTTCCTGGGCGGGGCCGGCGGGCTCGGTCACCGGCTGGAGCAGGTCGCGTTCGACTTCCGGATGGACGAGGCGCTGGCCATCGTGCTGGTCATGGTGATCGTCGCGAACGGGCTGCTGCTCGCCATCGCCGCGGCGCGCCGTCGCTGGGCGCCCTGGTACGACGCCGGCGTCCGGTCGATCGGCTGA
- a CDS encoding sulfite oxidase, which yields MSRPTDVDEWSAPARIAGADEGISADELRLAARNHGLPLEALRYDVTPAGLHYLLTHYDIPAVDPAAWRLTVSGAVARPLSLRLDELRARPRVTHRVTLECAGNGRARLSPRPVSQPWLDEAVGTAEWTGTPLAGLLAEAGVAADAVDVAFTGADRGFERGVEQTYRRGLPLAEALRDDVLLAYEMNGGPLPPQHGAPVRLIVPGWYGMAHVKWLVGVAVLESEFDGFQNVTAYRVKQTADEPGEAVTRILPKALIQPPGVPDFQSRVRVVGRGDVELTGRAWSGWAPVESVEVSTDDGATWRPAELGPQPAPYAWRSWRYAWTAAHPGRYELRARARDAAGHEQPVDQAWNRQGMASNHAQRVSVVVR from the coding sequence ATGAGCCGACCGACTGATGTCGACGAGTGGAGCGCGCCGGCGCGCATCGCCGGCGCGGACGAGGGCATCTCGGCCGACGAGCTGCGGCTCGCCGCGCGCAACCACGGCCTGCCGCTGGAGGCGTTGCGCTACGACGTCACGCCGGCCGGTCTGCACTACCTGCTGACGCACTACGACATCCCGGCGGTCGACCCGGCCGCCTGGCGGCTGACGGTGTCCGGCGCGGTCGCCCGGCCGCTCTCGCTGCGCCTCGACGAGCTGCGCGCCCGGCCGCGGGTGACCCACCGCGTCACGCTGGAGTGCGCCGGCAACGGCCGGGCCCGGCTGAGCCCGCGGCCGGTCAGTCAGCCGTGGCTGGACGAGGCCGTCGGCACCGCGGAGTGGACCGGCACGCCGCTGGCCGGCCTGCTCGCCGAGGCGGGTGTGGCGGCCGACGCCGTCGACGTCGCGTTCACCGGCGCCGACCGCGGCTTCGAGCGCGGCGTCGAGCAGACCTACCGGCGCGGCCTGCCGCTCGCCGAGGCGCTGCGCGACGACGTCCTGCTGGCCTACGAGATGAACGGCGGGCCGCTGCCGCCGCAGCACGGTGCGCCGGTGCGGCTGATCGTCCCCGGCTGGTACGGCATGGCGCACGTGAAGTGGCTGGTCGGCGTCGCCGTGCTGGAGTCGGAGTTCGACGGCTTCCAGAACGTGACGGCGTATCGCGTCAAGCAGACGGCCGACGAGCCCGGCGAGGCCGTCACCCGGATCCTGCCGAAGGCGCTCATCCAGCCGCCCGGGGTGCCCGACTTCCAGAGCCGGGTCCGCGTCGTCGGCCGCGGGGACGTCGAGCTGACCGGGCGGGCGTGGTCGGGCTGGGCGCCGGTCGAGTCCGTCGAGGTCAGCACCGACGACGGCGCCACCTGGCGGCCCGCCGAGCTGGGCCCGCAGCCGGCGCCGTACGCGTGGCGGTCGTGGCGGTACGCGTGGACGGCCGCCCACCCGGGACGGTACGAGCTGCGGGCCCGCGCCCGCGACGCCGCCGGCCACGAGCAGCCCGTCGACCAGGCCTGGAACCGGCAGGGCATGGCCAGCAACCACGCGCAGCGGGTCAGCGTCGTCGTCCGCTGA
- a CDS encoding RidA family protein, giving the protein MPPDVYAPTWQFSQAVKVTGGSTVYVSGIMGFRPDGTMPDDIVEQADLVFANLRAVLAAAGGTLDDVVKVTVYVGEDYPSRRDELRDVRSRYFTGTFPASTLVRVAGFADARYRIEVEAVAVL; this is encoded by the coding sequence ATGCCGCCGGACGTGTACGCGCCGACCTGGCAGTTCAGTCAGGCTGTGAAGGTGACCGGCGGCAGCACCGTCTACGTCAGCGGCATCATGGGCTTCCGGCCCGACGGCACCATGCCCGACGACATCGTCGAGCAAGCGGACCTGGTGTTCGCCAACCTCCGCGCGGTCCTCGCCGCCGCGGGCGGCACCCTCGACGACGTCGTCAAGGTCACCGTCTACGTCGGCGAGGACTACCCCTCCCGCCGTGACGAACTGCGCGACGTGCGGTCGCGCTACTTCACCGGGACCTTCCCGGCCAGCACCCTGGTGCGCGTGGCCGGGTTCGCCGACGCCCGCTACCGCATCGAGGTCGAGGCCGTCGCCGTGCTGTGA
- a CDS encoding OsmC family protein has translation MSGELTNAPHLREVVLSTRERLAREPAAARMRPWVSTRLEQDVRAVARFMQYDQPYEFYCDESVARAGLGSAPSPMRYLLSGLAFCLQVWCAKVAALHDAALHELQIDVRTLLDMRGEHLVDDVPAHPQWFVLDVRLRSPAAPDAVIAVVREAARRCPVTSLVSEAVPVHLLITHNGATTYDDRPDELSEEHEEMTTR, from the coding sequence GTGTCCGGTGAGCTGACCAACGCGCCGCACCTGCGCGAGGTCGTCCTGTCGACCCGCGAGCGGCTGGCCCGGGAGCCCGCCGCGGCGCGGATGCGGCCCTGGGTGTCCACTCGGCTGGAGCAGGACGTGCGCGCCGTCGCCCGGTTCATGCAGTACGACCAGCCGTACGAGTTCTACTGCGACGAGTCGGTGGCCCGGGCCGGCTTGGGCTCGGCGCCCAGCCCGATGCGCTACCTGCTCAGCGGCCTGGCGTTCTGCCTGCAGGTCTGGTGCGCGAAGGTGGCCGCGCTGCACGACGCCGCCCTGCACGAGCTGCAGATCGACGTCCGCACGCTGCTGGACATGCGCGGCGAGCACTTGGTCGACGACGTCCCCGCGCACCCGCAGTGGTTCGTGCTCGACGTCCGGCTGCGTAGCCCCGCGGCGCCGGACGCCGTGATCGCCGTCGTCCGCGAGGCGGCCCGGCGCTGCCCGGTCACCTCGCTGGTGAGCGAGGCCGTTCCCGTGCACCTGCTGATCACCCACAACGGCGCCACCACGTACGACGACCGTCCCGATGAGCTCAGCGAGGAGCACGAAGAGATGACGACCCGATGA
- a CDS encoding alcohol dehydrogenase catalytic domain-containing protein gives MSAAALVAPGDAGGVVVGPLPVPRPSAGEVLIAVRTVGANHLDLHVMHGRGPGATARLPLVPGIDPAGEIVDQGPDVPGDRRGERVVVKPNIACGVCVYCLAGEEADCTDQRVVGGHRDGGAAEFVAVPSRNAIPIGGLDFATATAAVHSVPVALHAIEAAGGIEAGATVLVTGATGAVGAAAVQLARHAGARVLAASTSADVSTAGAEPLRYTDPDDLPALVAARAPDGAGLVVDGTGRGDVLTAAARCLAWRGRLVLCAAASAGDLRLDPRTFYQRRHTVVGAASASYADVARALELVAAGVVVPEIAAEFPLAQIHAAWAALGDRGRRGKVVIRVR, from the coding sequence ATGTCCGCCGCGGCCCTGGTGGCGCCTGGAGACGCCGGCGGGGTCGTCGTCGGCCCGCTGCCGGTGCCGCGCCCGTCCGCCGGCGAGGTGCTGATCGCGGTGCGGACGGTCGGCGCCAACCACCTCGACCTGCATGTCATGCACGGCCGCGGCCCCGGCGCGACGGCCCGGCTGCCGCTGGTGCCCGGCATCGACCCGGCCGGCGAGATCGTCGACCAGGGCCCGGACGTCCCCGGCGACCGCCGCGGCGAACGGGTCGTCGTCAAGCCGAACATCGCCTGCGGGGTCTGCGTGTACTGCCTGGCCGGCGAGGAGGCCGACTGCACCGACCAGCGGGTCGTCGGCGGGCACCGCGACGGCGGCGCCGCGGAGTTCGTCGCGGTGCCGTCGCGTAACGCGATCCCGATCGGCGGGCTCGACTTCGCGACCGCCACCGCGGCGGTCCACAGCGTCCCCGTCGCGCTGCACGCGATCGAGGCGGCGGGCGGGATCGAGGCCGGCGCGACCGTCCTGGTGACCGGCGCGACCGGCGCCGTCGGAGCGGCCGCCGTGCAGCTCGCCCGGCACGCCGGCGCCCGCGTGCTCGCGGCGTCGACGTCGGCGGACGTGAGCACCGCGGGCGCGGAGCCGCTGCGCTACACCGACCCGGACGATCTGCCCGCGCTCGTCGCCGCCCGCGCTCCGGACGGCGCCGGCCTCGTCGTCGACGGCACCGGCCGCGGCGACGTCCTCACCGCCGCCGCGCGCTGCCTGGCCTGGCGAGGCCGGCTGGTCCTCTGTGCCGCGGCGTCGGCCGGTGACCTGCGTCTGGACCCGCGGACGTTCTACCAGCGACGTCACACGGTCGTCGGCGCGGCGTCGGCCTCCTACGCCGACGTCGCCCGGGCCTTGGAGCTGGTCGCCGCCGGCGTCGTCGTCCCCGAGATCGCCGCCGAGTTCCCGCTCGCGCAGATCCACGCCGCGTGGGCCGCCCTGGGCGATCGCGGCCGGCGCGGGAAGGTCGTGATCCGTGTCCGGTGA
- a CDS encoding ABC transporter ATP-binding protein: MGISLATEAGQPPGRRPQDRRPLISVRGLSVRYGAERKGKQVVAIENVSLDVFPGEVLTVLGPSGCGKTTMMNTVAGIVPATEGTVTVDGAPVTGPGPDRAVVFQDYALMPWRTVAANVRFGMEMQPKLRGGDADRQVREAIELVGLTGFENAYPRELSGGMQQRVGLARALVAEPRILLMDEPLGAVDALTREVMRGELERIISTTGKTVMFITHSIEEAILLGDRVAVFSSHPGTVAEILDVDLPRPRSERAAQGDPRYVQLRNHLWDLLESDARDAAKDQR, from the coding sequence ATGGGCATCTCGCTCGCCACCGAGGCCGGCCAGCCGCCGGGGCGCCGCCCGCAGGACCGCCGGCCGCTCATCAGCGTCCGCGGCCTGTCGGTCCGCTACGGCGCGGAGCGGAAGGGCAAGCAGGTGGTCGCGATCGAGAACGTGAGCCTGGACGTGTTCCCCGGCGAGGTGCTCACCGTCCTGGGACCCAGCGGCTGCGGCAAGACCACGATGATGAACACCGTCGCCGGCATCGTGCCCGCGACCGAGGGCACCGTCACGGTCGACGGCGCGCCGGTCACCGGCCCCGGGCCGGACCGCGCGGTCGTCTTCCAGGACTACGCGCTGATGCCGTGGCGGACGGTCGCGGCCAACGTCCGGTTCGGCATGGAGATGCAGCCGAAGCTGCGCGGCGGTGACGCCGACCGCCAGGTGCGCGAGGCGATCGAGCTGGTCGGGCTGACCGGCTTCGAGAACGCGTACCCGCGCGAGCTGTCCGGCGGCATGCAGCAGCGGGTCGGGCTGGCCCGGGCACTGGTCGCCGAGCCGCGCATCCTGCTGATGGACGAGCCGCTCGGCGCCGTCGACGCCCTCACCCGCGAGGTGATGCGCGGCGAGCTGGAACGGATCATCTCCACGACCGGCAAGACGGTCATGTTCATCACGCACAGCATCGAGGAGGCGATCCTGCTCGGCGACCGGGTGGCGGTGTTCAGCAGCCATCCGGGCACCGTCGCGGAGATCCTCGACGTCGACCTGCCCCGGCCGCGGTCCGAACGGGCCGCCCAGGGCGACCCGCGCTACGTCCAGCTGCGCAACCACCTCTGGGACCTGCTCGAGAGCGACGCCCGCGACGCGGCGAAGGACCAGCGGTGA
- a CDS encoding ABC transporter substrate-binding protein, whose amino-acid sequence MRRSVVLPAAMIAGTAMITLAACTDVPSTAGDDGPVEAAELGDGEPGDAEDTEITVAIPFPDITMYSMYVIGTELGFYEDEGLSVEVITADNVNAAVSSGSADIGVESAGAVIEAVRGGVGVMPLAGHFCRQNFDFAVQPGVTSVDQLTGTDVVLAGTTGDPAEFQRQRVLSEEGWDLDGVDVDVVYPGPDSATWREFFLTDRVSLIPFYGDDRPALDEYGANIVIEALRPWANDLHVAGAGWLEENPNSAVRFLRATMKAVEHIVAPGVGEVPENKDEILDIYAANDFEVEDLRAQDHPWVLDAHLACPNLYFDQEAWDTTIETQELEPLPFEDHVDLAYLHRAQELLGLDDAMPAGELTYP is encoded by the coding sequence ATGCGCAGATCAGTGGTGCTGCCAGCCGCCATGATCGCCGGCACGGCCATGATCACGCTCGCGGCCTGCACCGACGTGCCCTCGACCGCCGGGGACGACGGGCCGGTCGAGGCCGCCGAGCTCGGCGACGGCGAGCCGGGGGACGCCGAGGACACCGAGATCACGGTGGCGATCCCCTTTCCGGACATCACCATGTACTCCATGTACGTGATCGGCACCGAACTGGGCTTCTACGAGGACGAAGGTCTTTCCGTGGAAGTGATCACCGCCGACAACGTCAACGCCGCGGTGTCGAGCGGAAGCGCCGACATCGGCGTGGAAAGTGCCGGCGCGGTGATCGAAGCGGTGCGCGGCGGAGTCGGCGTCATGCCGCTCGCCGGGCATTTCTGCCGGCAGAACTTCGACTTCGCCGTGCAGCCCGGCGTCACGTCCGTCGACCAGCTGACCGGCACCGACGTCGTCCTCGCCGGCACCACGGGCGACCCGGCGGAGTTCCAGCGGCAGCGGGTGCTGAGCGAGGAGGGCTGGGACCTCGACGGCGTCGACGTCGACGTCGTCTACCCCGGCCCCGACTCCGCCACCTGGCGCGAGTTCTTCCTCACCGACCGCGTCTCGCTCATCCCGTTCTACGGCGACGACCGGCCGGCGCTGGACGAGTACGGCGCGAACATCGTCATCGAGGCGCTGCGTCCGTGGGCCAACGACCTGCACGTCGCCGGCGCCGGCTGGCTCGAGGAGAACCCCAACAGCGCGGTCCGGTTCCTGCGCGCCACCATGAAGGCGGTCGAGCACATCGTCGCGCCCGGCGTCGGCGAGGTCCCGGAGAACAAGGACGAGATCCTCGACATCTACGCGGCCAACGACTTCGAGGTCGAGGACCTGCGGGCGCAGGACCACCCGTGGGTGCTGGACGCGCACCTGGCCTGCCCCAACCTCTACTTCGACCAGGAGGCGTGGGACACCACCATCGAGACGCAGGAGCTGGAGCCGCTGCCGTTCGAGGACCACGTCGACCTCGCCTACCTGCACAGGGCGCAGGAGCTGCTGGGCCTGGACGACGCGATGCCGGCCGGCGAGCTGACCTATCCATGA